One genomic region from Brassica napus cultivar Da-Ae unplaced genomic scaffold, Da-Ae ScsIHWf_1422;HRSCAF=2008, whole genome shotgun sequence encodes:
- the LOC106384692 gene encoding F-box protein At4g19940-like: MESIAKGLRGSNVCKSHEASPVIPFDLVIEILTRLPPKSLMRFKSVSNVWSSLICSQYFTNRYQTVSSAAPRLYMGLSFLDNSHLKCMLISVSPSSDSDITISSFDAHQGLTKRAMRGYITSVFRGLMCIVDEASAQIYNTTTRQLVVLPKIEESSIIDGDHVNKNIKYHIGYDPVQDRYKVVCTVTTTSNKVGESITYLSEQWVFLLGGDISSRWRKIPCQSSHFPLTQGLTIKGRMYYLAWIRDLDHVLVSLDTSSEEISMLQAPEDNFYPLTVTLIECCEKVAILHYIDLEIEGMMKLWVMEDAEKHRWSCKTLVFQSSQVDLFNKIKLGVVGTTRNGEVIFAPLDTACFYIILYDLQKNHMRKVEIKETPNRHLTKFCEAAGFDDVENLIYL, from the coding sequence ATGGAGAGTATAGCGAAGGGACTAAGAGGAAGCAACGTGTGCAAGAGCCATGAAGCTTCGCCGGTGATACCTTTTGATCTAGTGATTGAGATTCTCACGAGACTTCCTCCCAAATCTCTTATGAGATTCAAATCGGTATCGAACGTCTGGTCATCTCTAATTTGTTCCCAATATTTCACCAACCGTTACCAAACGGTTTCATCAGCCGCACCTCGTCTATATATGGGTTTGAGCTTTCTTGACAACAGCCACCTCAAGTGTATGTTAATATCAGTATCTCCTAGTTCTGACTCGGATATTACTATATCTTCCTTTGACGCCCACCAAGGTTTAACCAAGCGAGCAATGAGAGGCTACATCACTAGCGTTTTTCGCGGCTTGATGTGCATTGTAGATGAAGCAAGTGCCCAAATATATAACACTACTACTAGGCAACTTGTCGTGCTACCCAAGATAGAAGAATCCAGCATCATAGATGGAGATCACGTGAATAAGAATATCAAGTATCATATCGGGTACGATCCTGTTCAGGACAGATACAAAGTGGTTTGCACAGTTACAACAACCAGTAACAAAGTTGGAGAGTCCATAACGTACTTGTCCGAGCAATGGGTATTTCTACTCGGAGGAGATATATCAAGTCGGTGGAGAAAGATTCCATGTCAATCTTCACATTTTCCTTTAACACAAGGATTGACTATCAAAGGCCGTATGTATTACCTAGCTTGGATTCGTGATCTTGATCATGTGCTTGTGAGTCTGGATACTAGTTCTGAAGAAATCAGTATGCTACAAGCACCTGAAGACAACTTTTATCCTCTTACAGTGACTCTTATAGAATGCTGTGAAAAGGTAGCTATTTTACACTATATTGATCTTGAAATCGAAGGTATGATGAAACTATGGGTTATGGAAGATGCAGAGAAGCATAGGTGGTCGTGTAAGACTTTGGTGTTTCAATCTTCTCAAGTTGATTTATTCAACAAGATTAAACTAGGGGTAGTAGGTACAACTAGAAACGGTGAAGTTATCTTTGCACCTCTGGATACAGCTTGTTTCTACATTATTCTTTATGATCTACAAAAGAATCATATGAGAAAAGTTGAGATCAAAGAAACACCAAACCGCCATCTTACAAAGTTTTGTGAAGCTGCTGGGTTTGATGATGTTGAGAACTTGATATATCTCTAA
- the LOC111213312 gene encoding uncharacterized protein At4g19900-like has product MLRSRRSRSRHSAQACAVMSAVLLLVSVSLLYTRLSLFSSHSPTHLRSSPGEDAVLFPDSLLVSDSDVVETTGGRGSSTSTEDRIDEHDDAIEEDRNDGASNEDDENQDAEQEREVTADPNRSKASSSGFYFDHVDGVVRRAFNKRSIAEWDYDYTGFSNDDESSVKSQALFGSDDVPLDEAIRKKMVEVASVEDALLLKSGKRVSPLREGWGDWFDKKGPFLRKDRMFRSNFETLNPLNNLMLQDPDGVGVTGLTAGDKVVQMWRLSEVKRGPLTAKKPLSVVEKKEPNGIKSGERKTLDDDKKVGVEDEVREHLYADGTRWGYYPGLEPGLSFSEFMDSFFRKGRCGVRVFMVWNSPGWMFSVRHQRGLESLLSQHKDACVVVLSETVELDFFRSSFVKDGYKVAVAMPNLDELLQDTPTHVFASIWFDWRKTKFYPTHYSELVRLATLYKYGGVYLDSDVIVLGSLSSLRNTLGMEDQGAGESLNGAVMSFEKKSPFLLECLNEYYLTYDDKCLRCNGADLLTRVAKRFLNGKNRRMTQQELNVRPFSVFFPISSQQITNYFAYPATEEEKSKQDELFKKIINESLTFHFWNSVTSSLIPEPESLVARLLDHSCLRCSDVL; this is encoded by the exons ATGCTGAGATCACGGCGTTCGCGCTCCCGTCACAGCGCACAAGCATGCGCCGTGATGTCCGCCGTTCTCCTCCTCGTATCAGTCTCTCTCCTCTACACGCGCCTCTCACTCTTCTCCTCCCACTCCCCAACCCACCTCCGCTCCAGCCCGGGAGAAGACGCCGTACTGTTCCCAGACTCCCTCCTCGTCTCAGACTCCGACGTCGTGGAAACCACCGGAGGGAGAGGATCCTCAACCTCGACGGAGGACAGAATCGACGAGCACGACGACGCGATCGAGGAGGACCGAAACGACGGCGCGTCGAACGAGGACGACGAGAACCAAGACGCGGAGCAGGAGCGAGAGGTGACGGCGGATCCTAACCGGAGCAAAGCTTCCTCTTCCGGTTTTTACTTCGATCACGTCGACGGAGTCGTTAGAAGAGCTTTCAACAAGAGATCGATCGCCGAGTGGGATTATGACTACACGGGCTTCAGCAACGACGACGAATCGAGTGTAAAGTCTCAAGCTTTGTTCGGATCTGACGATGTTCCGTTGGACGAAGCGATTAGGAAGAAGATGGTGGAGGTTGCGAGTGTTGAAGACGCGTTGCTGTTGAAGAGCGGGAAGAGAGTGTCGCCGTTGAGGGAAGGGTGGGGAGATTGGTTTGATAAGAAAGGACCTTTCTTGAGGAAGGACAGGATGTTTAGATCGAATTTCGAGACGTTGAATCCTTTGAATAATCTAATGCTGCAGGATCCTGATGGTGTTGGGGTTACTGGGTTGACGGCTGGGGATAAGGTTGTGCAGATGTGGAGGTTGAGTGAGGTTAAGAGAGGTCCTTTGACGGCGAAGAAGCCGTTGAGTGTTGTGGAGAAGAAAGAACCAAATGGGATCAAGAGTGGTGAGCGTAAGACGTTGGACGATGATAAGAAGGTTGGAGTTGAGGATGAGGTTAGAGAACATTTGTATGCAGATGGGACTAGATGGGGTTATTACCCTGGGTTGGAACCGGGTTTGTCGTTTTCGGAGTTTATGGATTCGTTTTTTAGGAAGGGGAGATGTGGTGTGAGAGTGTTTATGGTGTGGAACTCGCCTGGTTGGATGTTTAGCGTTAGGCATCAAAGAGGGCTTGAGAGCTTGCTCTCTCAGCATAAAGATGCTTGTGTTGTTGTTTTATCAGAGACCGTTGAGCTTGATTTCTTCCGAAGCAGCTTTGTGAAAGACGG TTATAAAGTTGCTGTCGCAATGCCTAACCTCGATGAGTTGCTGCAAGACACTCCTACTCATGTTTTTGCTTCTATATGGTTCGATTGGAGAAAGACAAAGTTTTATCCTACTCACTACAGTGAACTTGTCCGGCTAGCTACCCTTTACAA ATATGGAGGGGTTTATCTGGATTCTGATGTCATAGTTTTGGGTTCGTTATCATCACTGAGAAATACTCTTGGTATGGAGGATCAGGGAGCTGGTGAATCACTCAACGGTGCTGTTATGTCTTTTGAAAAGAAAAG CCCGTTCTTACTTGAATGTTTGAACGAGTACTACTTGACATACGATGACAAGTGTCTCCGATGCAATGGAGCTGATCTCTTGACTCGGGTAGCTAAACGGTTTCTTAACGGGAAGAATCGGCGTATGACTCAACAGGAGCTGAACGTTCGGCCGTTCTCTGTTTTCTTCCCAATCAGCTCACAACAGATAACAAA CTATTTTGCATATCCTGCAACAGAGGAGGAGAAATCCAAGCAAGATGAACTGTTCAAGAAGATCATCAATGAGTCTTTAACGTTCCATTTTTGGAACAGTGTGACTTCCTCTTTGATTCCTGAACCTGAGAGTCTTGTTGCTAGGTTGCTTGACCATAGCTGTCTCCGATGCTCCGATGTATTATaa
- the LOC106389863 gene encoding vesicle-associated protein 1-4-like, whose translation MAAQPQSDFFDEMVGAVVGFVEVLSPFMFPPRPQVFVNFRGKELRNGFVSHVVKALKDVRINVFIDSLERRGVETLEHLLKRIDESEMALAIFSDRYTESEWCLDELVRMYDRMKEGKLVVIPVFYRVSTDDVKNFRGEFGRQFTNTVRRKFGTIEAPSAQRWMIAVTSIASMTGLTSEVHSIDSKLVEKIVEASKRQLGHFSSACLTIYAEVSVECVVALAVFMVRCYMNPKMKLGDPGLFNFTNFLLYFVIRKSLLWCMS comes from the exons ATGGCAGCTCAACCACAATCAGACTTCTTTGACGAAATGGTTGGAGCCGTCGTTGGCTTCGTCGAAGTCCTTTCTCCCTTCATGTTCCCACCACGACCGCAAGTATTTGTCAATTTTCGAGGAAAGGAGCTTAGGAACGGCTTCGTGAGCCATGTAGTGAAGGCCTTGAAAGACGTGAGAATCAATGTTTTCATAGATAGCTTGGAGCGGAGAGGAGTGGAGACACTGGAGCACCTCTTGAAGAGGATTGACGAGTCCGAGATGGCTCTGGCAATATTCTCGGACCGATACACCGAGTCCGAATGGTGCTTAGACGAGCTAGTGAGGATGTATGATCGAATGAAGGAAGGGAAGCTTGTGGTGATCCCTGTCTTCTATAGAGTAAGCACCGATGATGTGAAAAATTTCCGGGGAGAATTTGGGAGACAGTTTACGAACACGGTTAGGAGGAAGTTTGGGACTATTGAGGCTCCTTCGGCTCAGCGTTGGATGATTGCTGTCACGTCTATTGCCTCCATGACCGGTTTAACCTCAGAAGTCCACAG CATTGATAGCAAACTtgtggagaagattgtggaggCAAGTAAGAGGCAACTAGGACATTTTTCTTCCGCGTGTCTGACGATTTATGCCGAAGTTTCCGTAGAATGTGTGGTGGCTTTGGCTGTTTTTATGGTTCGTTGTTATATGAACCCTAAAATGAAACTAGGTGATCCTGGtttgtttaattttacaaatttcTTACTTTACTTTGTTATCCGGAAGAGTTTACTTTGGTGTATGAGCTGA